In Arsenicicoccus sp. oral taxon 190, the following are encoded in one genomic region:
- a CDS encoding carbohydrate ABC transporter permease yields the protein MVPLVPRRPRRPGARSGPGIQAGHTTAGWLFTLPMILVLGTFLIVPILMALYVSFTRWGGNGDPFVRANAPLVGLDNYTTLLSGQGLSGRDFMTSIGNTFWYVLLVVPLQTVTALGLALVVNAKGLRGRGFFRTAFYFPSVTSSIAITTVFLFLFSGSGAVNAFLGLFGVHGPTWMSEPAGVLHLALEGLGVQEPGWGRTEVLGRAAWDWLSGPSVAMLVLILLAVWTTTGTFMLMFLAALQDLPEDVDEAAALDGCSPWQKLWWVTIPQLRSAIFLVVTLGLIGTWQVFDQVYATGGGSPGKTLLTPAYLSYDQSFKQGKFGSGAAMAFVVFLIIVVLTWAQRRVMTEREEVGR from the coding sequence GTGGTCCCGCTGGTCCCACGACGTCCCCGCCGCCCCGGCGCCCGCTCGGGACCCGGCATCCAGGCCGGGCACACCACGGCCGGGTGGCTCTTCACCCTGCCCATGATCCTGGTGCTCGGCACCTTCCTGATCGTCCCGATCCTGATGGCGCTCTACGTGTCCTTCACGCGCTGGGGCGGCAACGGCGACCCCTTCGTCCGGGCCAACGCGCCGCTCGTCGGGCTCGACAACTACACGACCCTGCTGAGCGGGCAGGGGCTCAGCGGCCGGGACTTCATGACCTCGATCGGCAACACCTTCTGGTACGTCCTGCTCGTCGTCCCGCTGCAGACCGTGACGGCGCTCGGGCTGGCGCTCGTGGTCAACGCCAAGGGGCTGCGGGGGCGGGGCTTCTTCCGAACCGCCTTCTACTTCCCCTCGGTGACCAGCTCCATCGCGATCACCACGGTGTTCCTCTTCCTCTTCTCGGGGTCGGGGGCGGTCAACGCCTTCCTCGGGCTCTTCGGGGTCCACGGGCCGACGTGGATGTCCGAGCCCGCCGGGGTGCTCCACCTCGCCCTGGAGGGCCTCGGCGTCCAGGAGCCGGGGTGGGGCCGCACCGAGGTGCTGGGGCGGGCGGCGTGGGACTGGCTGTCGGGACCGTCCGTGGCCATGCTCGTGCTGATCCTGCTCGCGGTGTGGACCACGACCGGCACCTTCATGCTGATGTTCCTCGCGGCGCTGCAGGACCTGCCGGAGGACGTGGACGAGGCGGCCGCGCTCGACGGCTGCTCCCCCTGGCAGAAGCTCTGGTGGGTGACCATCCCGCAGCTGCGCTCGGCGATCTTCCTCGTGGTCACGCTGGGGCTGATCGGCACCTGGCAGGTCTTCGACCAGGTCTACGCGACGGGTGGCGGGTCCCCCGGCAAGACGCTGCTCACGCCCGCCTACCTGTCCTACGACCAGTCCTTCAAGCAGGGGAAGTTCGGGTCCGGCGCGGCGATGGCCTTCGTCGTCTTCCTCATCATCGTGGTGCTCACCTGGGCACAGCGCCGGGTCATGACCGAGCGCGAGGAGGTCGGCCGATGA
- a CDS encoding carbohydrate ABC transporter permease: MTSRSRGRRWLAYAVLVLAAVVYLYPFVIQVATSVKSDPDASAHPLSLLPQPFSTAAWSAIFGSDAASLPVLRWLGNSVLVTVCITAGRVFFDSLAGYALSRLHFRGRGAVFAVVLAVMSVPGVALLIPKFLMVKYLGIYDTYAAMILPLLVDAAGVFIMKQFFDTVPVTIEEAARLDGASVFRTFWSVILPMARPALITLTILSFQGSWNEFSHFLVTTGSPEHKTLVTGLADLTAGGLGSGTQYPLKMATALITTIPVGVLFFVFQRHLVRGANEGAVKG; the protein is encoded by the coding sequence ATGACCTCACGCTCCCGGGGCCGGCGGTGGCTGGCGTATGCCGTGCTGGTGCTCGCCGCCGTCGTGTACCTGTACCCCTTCGTCATCCAGGTGGCGACGTCCGTCAAGAGCGACCCGGACGCCTCGGCCCACCCGTTGTCGCTGCTCCCCCAACCGTTCTCCACCGCCGCGTGGTCGGCGATCTTCGGCAGCGACGCGGCGAGCCTGCCGGTGCTGCGGTGGCTCGGCAACTCGGTGCTGGTGACGGTGTGCATCACGGCCGGCCGGGTCTTCTTCGACTCGCTGGCGGGCTACGCCTTGTCCCGGCTGCACTTCCGCGGCCGGGGCGCGGTCTTCGCGGTGGTCCTCGCCGTCATGTCGGTGCCCGGCGTGGCCCTGCTGATCCCGAAGTTCCTGATGGTCAAGTACCTCGGCATCTACGACACCTACGCGGCCATGATCCTGCCGCTGCTGGTGGACGCCGCCGGGGTCTTCATCATGAAGCAGTTCTTCGACACCGTCCCGGTGACCATCGAGGAGGCGGCCCGCCTGGACGGCGCCTCGGTCTTCCGGACCTTCTGGTCGGTGATCCTGCCGATGGCCCGGCCGGCGCTGATCACGCTGACGATCCTGTCCTTCCAGGGCTCGTGGAACGAGTTCAGCCACTTCCTGGTGACCACCGGCAGCCCGGAGCACAAGACCCTGGTGACCGGGCTCGCCGACCTCACGGCAGGCGGTCTCGGCTCGGGCACGCAGTACCCCCTGAAGATGGCGACGGCGCTGATCACCACGATCCCGGTGGGCGTGCTCTTCTTCGTCTTCCAGCGCCACCTGGTCCGGGGCGCCAACGAGGGGGCCGTCAAGGGCTGA
- a CDS encoding zinc metalloprotease, whose amino-acid sequence MSPSRRLTLAGALAVAAAATLTAGPAALSAAPATATGSSSAATHVAQPSSAVRDCSTLLPGTLASGARTRPDSLAQEPDVTRGSNAQAYGVLKSFPMLAPGSVTVPVIFHVTSDHVLTAAERARYETMIAAQMDVMNASYGGQTGARVDTPFRWRLASIDYTVNADYYTVVPGKVEKAMKSALHQGDSRTLNVYTGNIGDGLLGWAYFPKDGNPGRDYLDGIVMLDESMPGGTAGKYALGDTLVHEAGHWLGLYHTFQGGCTWSNDFVADTPAEAHPQFNCPEGADSCDAPGLDPIHNFMDYTQDSCMDTFTPGQAKRMSDSWQYFRAPAKS is encoded by the coding sequence ATGTCCCCCTCTCGCAGGCTCACCCTCGCGGGCGCCCTCGCCGTCGCGGCCGCCGCCACCCTCACCGCGGGACCGGCCGCTCTGTCCGCCGCCCCGGCCACGGCGACCGGCTCGTCCTCCGCCGCGACCCACGTCGCCCAGCCGTCGTCGGCCGTCCGCGACTGCTCGACGCTGCTGCCGGGGACGCTCGCCTCGGGCGCGCGCACCCGCCCCGACTCCCTGGCGCAGGAGCCCGACGTCACCCGGGGCAGCAACGCCCAGGCCTACGGCGTGCTGAAGAGCTTCCCGATGCTCGCGCCCGGCAGCGTCACCGTCCCGGTGATCTTCCACGTCACCTCCGACCACGTCCTGACGGCAGCGGAGCGGGCGCGCTACGAGACGATGATCGCGGCGCAGATGGACGTGATGAACGCGTCGTACGGCGGACAGACCGGCGCCAGGGTCGACACGCCCTTCCGCTGGCGGCTCGCCTCCATCGACTACACGGTCAACGCCGACTACTACACCGTGGTCCCCGGCAAGGTGGAGAAGGCCATGAAGTCCGCTCTGCACCAGGGTGACTCGCGCACCCTCAATGTCTACACCGGCAACATCGGCGACGGGCTGCTCGGCTGGGCCTACTTCCCGAAGGACGGCAACCCGGGCCGCGACTACCTCGACGGCATCGTCATGCTCGACGAGTCGATGCCCGGTGGCACGGCGGGGAAGTACGCCCTCGGCGACACGCTGGTCCACGAGGCCGGGCACTGGCTCGGGCTTTACCACACCTTCCAGGGCGGCTGCACCTGGTCCAACGACTTCGTGGCCGACACCCCGGCCGAGGCGCACCCGCAGTTCAACTGCCCCGAGGGCGCGGACAGCTGCGACGCCCCCGGCCTCGACCCGATCCACAACTTCATGGACTACACGCAGGACTCCTGCATGGACACCTTCACCCCGGGACAGGCCAAGCGGATGAGCGACAGCTGGCAGTACTTCCGGGCCCCGGCCAAGTCCTGA
- the acnA gene encoding aconitate hydratase AcnA produces the protein MSQESVNTFGAKDTLQVGDTSYEVFRLDAVEGSETLPYSLKVLLENLLRTEDGANITADHIRALGGWDADAEPDTEIQFTPARVIMQDFTGVPCVVDLATMREAVEELGGDASQINPLAPAELVIDHSVQIDVAGNPRAFQLNQDFEYQRNKERYQFLRWGQTAFDDFKVVPPGTGIVHQVNIERLARVTMSRNGQAYPDTCVGTDSHTTMVNGLGVLGWGVGGIEAEAAMLGQPVSMLIPRVVGFKLTGSMKPGVTATDVVLTITEMLRKHGVVGKFVEFYGEGVGALPLANRATIGNMSPEFGSTCAIFPIDQVTLDYLRLTGRDDEQVALVEAYAKLQGMWLDPAKEARYSELVELDLGEVVPSIAGPKRPQDRIVLTDAKQAFREVLPTYVKGQQGSSGIGGSFPASDAPAPDSDTEAGGDAPATEGNGSSRPSEKVSVTTDKGTFELDHGHVAIASITSCTNTSNPSVMMAAAMLAKNAHERGLQAKPWVKTSMAPGSQVVTGYYEKAGMWPHLEALGYHLVGYGCATCIGNSGPLDDEISAAINDHDLSVTAVLSGNRNFEGRISPDVKMNYLASPPLVIAYALAGTMDFDFESEPLGQDSDGKDVYLKDIWPAPEDVEKVIGEAISRDIFVEDYKDVFAGDERWQGLDTPEGSTFEWDGGSTYVRKPPYFEGMSMELTPVEDISGARVLAKLGDSVTTDHISPAGSIKADSPAGTYLAEHGVERKDFNSYGSRRGNHEVMVRGTFANIRLKNLLLDGVEGGYTRNFLDGGEQTTIYEASEAYQEAGVPLVILGGKEYGSGSSRDWAAKGTRLLGVKAVIAESYERIHRSNLIGMGVLPLQFPAGESADSLGLDGTETFDITGVTALNDGTTPKTVHVTATKEGGDAVDFDAVVRIDTPGEADYYRNDGILQYVLRSLAKH, from the coding sequence GTGAGCCAAGAGAGCGTGAACACCTTCGGAGCCAAGGACACCCTGCAGGTCGGGGACACCTCCTACGAGGTGTTCCGGCTGGACGCGGTGGAGGGCAGCGAGACGCTTCCCTACTCCCTCAAGGTCCTGCTGGAGAACCTCCTGCGCACCGAGGACGGCGCCAACATCACGGCCGACCACATCCGGGCCCTCGGCGGCTGGGACGCGGACGCCGAGCCCGACACCGAGATCCAGTTCACTCCGGCGCGCGTGATCATGCAGGACTTCACCGGCGTGCCGTGCGTCGTGGACCTCGCCACCATGCGCGAGGCCGTCGAGGAGCTGGGCGGCGACGCCTCCCAGATCAACCCCCTCGCCCCCGCCGAGCTCGTCATCGACCACTCGGTCCAGATCGACGTCGCGGGCAACCCGCGCGCCTTCCAGCTCAACCAGGACTTCGAGTACCAGCGCAACAAGGAGCGCTACCAGTTCCTGCGGTGGGGCCAGACCGCGTTCGACGACTTCAAGGTCGTCCCGCCGGGCACCGGCATCGTGCACCAGGTCAACATCGAGCGGCTCGCCCGGGTCACGATGTCCCGCAACGGCCAGGCCTACCCCGACACCTGCGTCGGCACCGACTCCCACACGACGATGGTCAACGGCCTCGGTGTGCTCGGCTGGGGCGTTGGCGGCATCGAGGCCGAGGCCGCCATGCTCGGCCAGCCGGTCTCGATGCTCATCCCGCGGGTCGTCGGCTTCAAGCTGACCGGCTCGATGAAGCCCGGCGTGACCGCCACCGACGTGGTCCTCACCATCACCGAGATGCTGCGCAAGCACGGCGTCGTCGGCAAGTTCGTCGAGTTCTACGGCGAGGGCGTCGGCGCGCTGCCGCTGGCCAACCGCGCCACCATCGGCAACATGAGCCCGGAGTTCGGCTCCACCTGCGCGATCTTCCCGATCGACCAGGTCACCCTGGACTACCTGCGGCTCACCGGCCGCGACGACGAGCAGGTCGCGCTGGTCGAGGCCTACGCCAAGCTGCAGGGCATGTGGCTCGACCCCGCCAAGGAGGCCCGCTACAGCGAGCTCGTCGAGCTCGACCTCGGCGAGGTGGTCCCCTCGATCGCCGGCCCCAAGCGCCCCCAGGACCGCATCGTTCTCACCGACGCCAAGCAGGCCTTCCGCGAGGTGCTGCCGACCTACGTCAAGGGCCAGCAGGGCAGCAGCGGGATCGGTGGCTCCTTCCCGGCCTCCGACGCCCCCGCCCCGGACAGCGACACCGAGGCCGGCGGCGACGCCCCCGCCACCGAGGGCAACGGCTCCTCCCGGCCGTCGGAGAAGGTCTCCGTCACCACGGACAAGGGCACCTTCGAGCTCGACCACGGTCACGTGGCCATCGCCTCGATCACGTCCTGCACCAACACCTCCAACCCGTCGGTGATGATGGCCGCCGCCATGCTGGCCAAGAACGCCCACGAGCGCGGCCTCCAGGCCAAGCCGTGGGTCAAGACCTCGATGGCTCCGGGCTCGCAGGTCGTGACCGGCTACTACGAGAAGGCCGGCATGTGGCCGCACCTGGAGGCCCTCGGCTACCACCTCGTGGGCTACGGCTGCGCCACCTGCATCGGCAACTCCGGCCCGCTGGACGACGAGATCAGCGCGGCCATCAACGACCACGACCTGTCCGTCACCGCGGTGCTGTCCGGCAACCGCAACTTCGAGGGTCGCATCAGCCCCGACGTCAAGATGAACTACCTGGCGTCCCCGCCGCTGGTCATCGCCTACGCCCTGGCCGGCACGATGGACTTCGACTTCGAGTCGGAGCCGCTCGGGCAGGACTCCGACGGCAAGGACGTCTACCTCAAGGACATCTGGCCCGCTCCGGAGGACGTGGAGAAGGTCATCGGCGAGGCCATCAGCCGCGACATCTTCGTCGAGGACTACAAGGACGTCTTCGCCGGCGACGAGCGGTGGCAGGGCCTGGACACCCCCGAGGGCAGCACCTTCGAGTGGGACGGCGGGTCGACCTACGTCCGCAAGCCCCCCTACTTCGAGGGCATGAGCATGGAGCTGACCCCTGTCGAGGACATCTCGGGCGCGCGGGTCCTCGCCAAGCTGGGCGACTCGGTCACGACCGACCACATCAGCCCGGCCGGCTCCATCAAGGCCGACAGCCCCGCGGGCACCTACCTCGCCGAGCACGGTGTGGAGCGCAAGGACTTCAACTCCTACGGCTCGCGGCGCGGCAACCACGAGGTCATGGTCCGCGGCACCTTCGCCAACATCCGCCTCAAGAACCTCCTGCTGGACGGCGTCGAGGGCGGCTACACCCGCAACTTCCTCGACGGCGGCGAGCAGACCACGATCTACGAGGCGTCCGAGGCCTACCAGGAGGCCGGCGTCCCGCTGGTGATCCTCGGCGGCAAGGAGTACGGCTCGGGCTCGTCGCGCGACTGGGCGGCCAAGGGCACGCGCCTGCTGGGCGTCAAGGCCGTCATCGCCGAGTCCTACGAGCGCATCCACCGCTCCAACCTGATCGGCATGGGCGTGCTGCCGCTGCAGTTCCCGGCGGGGGAGTCGGCCGACTCCCTCGGCCTGGACGGCACCGAGACCTTCGACATCACCGGGGTCACGGCGCTCAACGACGGCACCACCCCCAAGACGGTGCACGTCACCGCCACCAAGGAGGGCGGCGACGCCGTGGACTTCGACGCGGTCGTCCGCATCGACACCCCCGGCGAGGCCGACTACTACCGCAACGACGGCATCCTGCAGTACGTTCTGCGGTCCCTCGCCAAGCACTGA
- a CDS encoding class I SAM-dependent RNA methyltransferase: MSPRDDRRRAGGPRGARRPTRATRATGRPARERQPKGEPLVGHEAEVEVGAVAHGGFCVARLDGRVVFVRHALPGERVRIRVTEGGTGDRYLRADAVAVLDASPHRVDPPCPYAGPGRCGGCDWQHVAVPHQRELKAAVIHEQLDRLAGLDLQGLQVQPLPVEGRADDGLRWRTRVEFAVDEEGRAGLRRHRSHDVEVIDDCLIATPGVVASGVLRTTWPGCSSVDVVDASGLEEPVLVPVHADGTTGSDPGVLELVTFEDWQHGFEVDARGFWQVHPDAATTFLGEVVELLDPQEGEHALDLYCGVGLFAAALADAVGEQGHVLAVEADAAAVDHALDNLQEHANVEVRQGRVDAVLGQAARSGIRADVVVLDPPRSGAGRTVMQQLAQLRPRAVAYVACDPAGLARDLAVAEEHGYLLTDLIAYDAFPMTQHVECIALLEPGDADLDDLDDADLDADSDADLGPADEASPRS, from the coding sequence ATGTCGCCACGCGACGACCGCCGGCGTGCCGGCGGCCCCCGCGGCGCACGCCGCCCCACCCGCGCCACCCGCGCCACCGGCCGACCGGCCCGCGAGCGTCAGCCCAAGGGCGAGCCTCTGGTCGGGCACGAGGCCGAGGTCGAGGTCGGGGCGGTGGCCCACGGCGGCTTCTGCGTCGCGCGGCTGGACGGCCGCGTGGTCTTCGTGCGGCACGCGCTGCCGGGGGAGCGGGTGCGGATCCGGGTCACCGAGGGCGGCACCGGCGACCGCTACCTGCGCGCGGACGCCGTGGCGGTCCTCGACGCCTCCCCGCACCGGGTCGACCCGCCCTGCCCGTATGCCGGTCCCGGCCGCTGCGGCGGCTGCGACTGGCAGCACGTCGCCGTCCCGCACCAGCGCGAGCTCAAGGCCGCCGTGATCCACGAGCAGCTCGACCGCCTGGCCGGCCTGGACCTGCAGGGGCTGCAGGTGCAGCCGCTGCCGGTCGAGGGCCGCGCGGACGACGGGCTGCGGTGGCGCACCCGCGTCGAGTTCGCCGTCGACGAGGAGGGGCGGGCCGGCCTGCGCCGGCACCGGTCCCACGACGTCGAGGTGATCGACGACTGCCTCATCGCCACCCCCGGGGTGGTGGCCAGCGGGGTGCTGCGCACCACCTGGCCCGGCTGCAGCAGCGTGGACGTCGTCGACGCGTCCGGGCTCGAGGAGCCGGTGCTGGTCCCGGTGCACGCCGACGGCACCACCGGCTCGGACCCCGGCGTGCTCGAGCTGGTCACGTTCGAGGACTGGCAGCACGGCTTCGAGGTCGACGCGCGGGGCTTCTGGCAGGTGCACCCCGACGCGGCGACCACCTTCCTCGGCGAGGTCGTCGAGCTGCTCGACCCGCAGGAGGGCGAGCACGCCCTCGACCTCTACTGCGGGGTGGGGCTCTTCGCCGCGGCGCTCGCCGACGCGGTGGGGGAGCAGGGGCACGTCCTGGCCGTCGAGGCCGACGCGGCCGCGGTCGACCACGCCCTGGACAACCTGCAGGAGCACGCCAACGTCGAGGTGCGCCAGGGGCGCGTCGACGCGGTGCTGGGGCAGGCGGCGCGCTCCGGCATACGGGCTGACGTCGTGGTCCTGGACCCCCCGCGATCGGGTGCCGGGCGCACCGTGATGCAGCAGCTCGCCCAGCTCCGCCCGCGGGCCGTGGCCTACGTCGCCTGCGACCCGGCCGGGCTGGCGCGGGACCTCGCCGTCGCCGAGGAGCACGGCTACCTGCTCACGGACCTGATCGCCTACGACGCCTTCCCGATGACCCAGCACGTCGAGTGCATCGCGCTGCTGGAGCCGGGGGACGCCGATCTCGACGACCTCGACGATGCCGACCTCGACGCCGACTCCGACGCGGACCTCGGCCCAGCCGACGAGGCGTCACCCCGGTCCTGA
- a CDS encoding APC family permease, whose amino-acid sequence MSDVGRALKRVVVGPAMRSDKLGETLLPKRLALPIFASDALSSVAYAPDEIFLTLALAGGAFATTHSWQIGLGVVFVMVIVVLSYRQNVHAYPSGGGDYEVATTNLGPWAGLGVASALLVDYVLTVAVSISSGVQNATAAIPALDGHAMPVAVLLIVLLTAMNLRGVRESGKAFAVPVYAFMAAIIGMAIWGLVRSLSGSLPQAESAHLQLRPEHGYDELAGLAMVFLLLRAFSSGCAALTGVEAISNGVPAFQKPKSRNAATTLLLMGSISVTMLMSIIYLAIQTGVKYSEDPAHQLLRDGQPVGAGYVQHTIIGQLSLAVFDNFPPGVLLVSAVTGLILILAANTAFNGFPVLGSILAKDGYLPRQLHNRGDRLAYSNGILILAAAAAVLVIIFDAEVTKLIQLYIVGVFVSFTLSQTGMIRHWNRLLRTETDPRARRTYRTSRVINYIGASMSGSVLVIVLITKFAAGAKYAIAAMAVLFLVMKAIHRHYAHVATELAVPEDDTREGRLPSRVHAVVLVSKIHKPTLRALAYARASRPSTLEAITVAVEPQDGERLQEEWLRRGIPVPLKVLDSPYREITRPVLSYIASIRRTSPRDLVMVFVPEYVLGRWWESILHNQSAFRIKSRLLFMPGVMMTSVPYQLRSTEDLREELRAEAAAGDRSRTTVVTDEVVGETPERSTV is encoded by the coding sequence GTGTCAGATGTCGGTCGCGCTCTCAAGCGCGTGGTGGTCGGTCCCGCGATGCGCTCGGACAAGCTGGGGGAGACCTTGCTTCCCAAGCGGCTCGCCCTCCCCATCTTCGCCAGCGACGCGCTGTCCTCGGTCGCGTACGCCCCGGACGAGATCTTCCTGACGCTCGCGCTCGCGGGCGGGGCCTTCGCCACGACGCACTCCTGGCAGATCGGGCTCGGGGTCGTCTTCGTCATGGTGATCGTCGTGCTGTCCTACCGGCAGAACGTCCACGCCTACCCCTCGGGCGGCGGGGACTACGAGGTGGCCACGACCAACCTCGGCCCCTGGGCGGGGCTCGGCGTGGCGAGCGCTCTGCTGGTCGACTACGTGCTGACCGTGGCCGTGTCGATCTCCTCCGGGGTCCAGAACGCCACCGCCGCCATACCGGCCCTGGACGGCCACGCCATGCCGGTCGCAGTGCTGCTCATCGTGCTGCTGACCGCCATGAACCTCCGCGGGGTGCGCGAGTCCGGCAAGGCCTTCGCCGTCCCGGTCTACGCCTTCATGGCGGCGATCATCGGTATGGCGATCTGGGGTCTCGTCCGGTCGCTGTCCGGGTCGCTGCCCCAGGCCGAGAGCGCGCACCTGCAGCTGCGGCCCGAGCACGGCTACGACGAGCTCGCGGGCCTGGCCATGGTCTTCCTACTGCTGCGGGCGTTCAGCTCCGGGTGCGCGGCGCTGACCGGCGTGGAGGCGATCTCCAACGGCGTCCCGGCCTTCCAGAAGCCCAAGTCCCGCAACGCGGCCACGACCCTGCTGCTCATGGGGTCCATCTCGGTGACGATGCTGATGTCGATCATCTACCTGGCCATCCAGACCGGTGTGAAGTACTCCGAGGACCCGGCGCACCAGCTGCTGCGCGACGGGCAGCCCGTGGGGGCCGGCTACGTCCAGCACACGATCATCGGGCAGCTGTCGCTGGCGGTCTTCGACAACTTCCCGCCCGGGGTGCTGCTGGTGTCGGCGGTGACCGGGCTGATCCTGATCCTGGCCGCCAACACCGCCTTCAACGGCTTCCCGGTGCTGGGGTCGATCCTCGCCAAGGACGGCTACCTGCCCCGCCAGCTGCACAACCGCGGGGACCGGCTGGCCTACTCCAACGGCATCCTCATCCTCGCGGCCGCGGCGGCGGTGCTCGTCATCATCTTCGACGCCGAGGTCACCAAGCTGATCCAGCTCTACATCGTCGGCGTCTTCGTGTCCTTCACGCTCAGCCAGACCGGCATGATCCGCCACTGGAACCGCCTGCTGCGCACCGAGACCGACCCCCGCGCCCGCCGGACCTACCGCACCAGCCGGGTGATCAACTACATCGGCGCGTCCATGTCCGGCAGCGTCCTGGTCATCGTGCTGATCACGAAGTTCGCGGCGGGCGCGAAGTACGCCATCGCCGCGATGGCGGTCCTCTTCCTCGTGATGAAGGCCATCCACCGGCACTACGCCCACGTCGCGACCGAGCTGGCCGTCCCCGAGGACGACACCCGCGAGGGGCGGCTGCCCTCCCGGGTGCACGCCGTCGTGCTGGTCTCCAAGATCCACAAGCCGACGCTGCGCGCCCTGGCCTACGCCCGCGCGTCACGCCCCTCGACGCTCGAGGCGATCACCGTCGCCGTCGAGCCGCAGGACGGCGAGCGGCTGCAGGAGGAGTGGCTGCGCCGGGGCATCCCGGTGCCGCTGAAGGTGCTGGACTCGCCCTACCGCGAGATCACCCGGCCGGTCCTCAGCTACATCGCCAGCATCCGGCGGACCTCGCCGCGGGACCTGGTCATGGTCTTCGTGCCGGAGTACGTCCTCGGCCGCTGGTGGGAGTCGATCCTGCACAACCAGAGCGCGTTCCGCATCAAGAGCCGGTTGCTCTTCATGCCCGGCGTGATGATGACCAGCGTGCCCTACCAGCTGCGCTCGACCGAGGACCTGCGCGAGGAGCTGCGCGCCGAGGCCGCGGCGGGAGACCGCAGCCGCACCACCGTCGTGACCGACGAGGTCGTCGGCGAGACCCCCGAGAGGAGCACCGTCTGA
- a CDS encoding potassium channel family protein: MHFVIMGCGRVGSTLALSLEEAGHDVAVVDQSASAFRRLGRGFEGRRVKGIGFDRDTLKEAGIEQAYAFAAVSNGDNSNILAARVARETFGVEHVVARIYDPRRAEIYQRLGIPTVATVQWTVDRVVRRLMPQGSVPEFIDPSGQIALSEVSIDRSWVGRRLAAMEEASGARVAYLTRFGQGVLPGPDTVLQEGDIVRFLSTTDAIPTIERVLADAPPHE; encoded by the coding sequence GTGCACTTCGTGATCATGGGTTGCGGCCGTGTCGGATCCACCCTGGCGCTGAGCCTGGAGGAGGCCGGTCACGACGTCGCGGTCGTCGACCAGTCCGCGTCGGCGTTCCGCCGGCTGGGGCGCGGCTTCGAGGGGCGGCGCGTCAAGGGGATCGGCTTCGACCGGGACACCCTCAAGGAGGCCGGCATCGAGCAGGCCTACGCCTTCGCCGCCGTCAGCAACGGCGACAACTCCAACATCCTCGCGGCGCGGGTCGCCCGGGAGACCTTCGGGGTCGAGCACGTCGTCGCGCGCATCTACGACCCGCGCCGCGCGGAGATCTACCAGCGGCTGGGCATCCCCACCGTGGCGACCGTGCAGTGGACCGTCGACCGGGTGGTCCGGCGGCTCATGCCGCAAGGCTCCGTCCCGGAGTTCATCGACCCGAGCGGGCAGATCGCGCTGAGCGAGGTCAGCATCGACCGCTCCTGGGTGGGGCGGCGGCTCGCGGCGATGGAGGAGGCTTCCGGGGCCCGCGTCGCCTACCTGACCCGCTTCGGCCAGGGCGTCCTGCCCGGTCCCGACACGGTGCTGCAGGAGGGCGACATCGTCCGCTTCCTGTCGACCACCGATGCCATCCCCACCATCGAGCGCGTCCTCGCCGACGCGCCGCCCCACGAGTGA
- a CDS encoding potassium channel family protein, whose protein sequence is MRVVIAGAGSVGRSIARELLHNGHQVLLVDKDADDVQASRVPDASWLLADACEITSLTEAGLADCDVVVAATGDDKANLVVSLLAKTEFGVPRTVARVNNPRNEWMFDESWGVDVAVSTPRLMTALVEEAVSVGDLVQIFTFQKGGATMVELTLPADSPYAGSRVGDVALPRDTTLVGIIRDGLPIAPTRDDSVEVGDELLFLTVEEVEDDLEDLLSPGHRKPRGEVDHADDEDDL, encoded by the coding sequence ATGCGTGTCGTCATCGCCGGAGCCGGCTCGGTCGGTCGCTCGATCGCCCGAGAGCTGCTGCACAACGGTCACCAGGTCCTGCTCGTGGACAAGGACGCCGACGACGTCCAGGCCTCCCGGGTCCCCGACGCCTCCTGGCTGCTCGCCGACGCCTGCGAGATCACCTCGCTGACCGAGGCGGGCCTCGCGGACTGCGACGTCGTCGTCGCGGCCACCGGGGACGACAAGGCCAACCTCGTCGTGTCGCTGCTCGCCAAGACGGAGTTCGGCGTCCCGCGCACCGTGGCGCGCGTCAACAACCCCCGCAACGAGTGGATGTTCGACGAGTCCTGGGGCGTGGACGTCGCCGTCTCGACGCCACGGCTGATGACGGCCCTGGTGGAGGAGGCCGTCAGCGTCGGCGACCTGGTCCAGATCTTCACCTTCCAGAAGGGTGGGGCGACCATGGTCGAGCTCACCCTCCCCGCCGACAGCCCGTATGCCGGCAGCCGCGTCGGCGACGTCGCGCTCCCCCGCGACACGACGCTCGTGGGGATCATCCGCGACGGGCTGCCGATCGCCCCGACCCGGGACGACTCGGTGGAGGTCGGCGACGAGCTGCTCTTCCTAACCGTGGAGGAGGTCGAGGACGACCTCGAGGACCTGCTGTCGCCGGGTCACCGCAAGCCGCGCGGCGAGGTCGACCACGCCGACGACGAGGACGACCTGTGA